One Natranaerovirga hydrolytica genomic region harbors:
- a CDS encoding LysM peptidoglycan-binding domain-containing protein: protein MSWVKNYTLNENSQGELELIIYLNPYDVEMAKLELEGKFDKDVIYSKTQEFIKEKCGHIKIKSVKILLGGIVLATIPFSGFASEVSASGQESQVYTVKSGDTLWKIANHFNTSVSTLKSINNISSDMIYVNQVLDIPSPHYSNTYTVQSGDTLWKIANDFNTTIHNIMSINGLENSKIYPGQVLQIQEASHSIDTHTYTVKSGDTLWQIAQNHNVSVRELKAYNNITNDMINIGQTLKIPNSNIKTKTEIEPIKSYMTHTVASGDNFWDLAIEYRIPMEELLEVNNMNLNTALKLGDTLTIPTYNIPIKETVSANHGELLDWWSEARYVFAINDVATVVDFETGRSFQVKRTIGANHADSEPLTKEDTAIAKSIWGGYSWATRPVLIQINGRQVAASMSYMPHSIQYIEDNNFEGHFDIHFLNSTRHVDGAVDENHQRDVQRAAGMI from the coding sequence ATGAGTTGGGTAAAAAATTATACGCTAAACGAAAATTCGCAAGGGGAATTAGAATTAATTATTTATCTTAATCCCTATGATGTGGAAATGGCGAAACTAGAACTAGAAGGTAAGTTTGATAAAGATGTAATTTATTCTAAAACTCAAGAATTTATAAAAGAAAAATGTGGACACATAAAAATTAAGAGTGTTAAAATTCTCTTAGGAGGCATTGTTTTAGCGACAATACCTTTTAGTGGTTTTGCAAGTGAAGTGAGTGCATCAGGGCAAGAGAGTCAAGTATATACTGTGAAATCAGGCGATACCCTTTGGAAAATAGCCAATCACTTTAATACCTCTGTCAGTACATTAAAAAGCATAAACAATATAAGCAGTGATATGATATATGTGAATCAAGTGTTGGATATTCCTAGCCCACATTATAGCAATACTTATACAGTGCAATCAGGAGATACTCTTTGGAAAATAGCCAATGATTTTAATACAACGATTCATAATATAATGAGTATAAATGGATTAGAAAATTCTAAGATTTATCCTGGACAAGTATTACAAATTCAGGAGGCATCTCATTCAATTGATACCCACACTTATACTGTGAAATCAGGTGATACATTATGGCAAATTGCTCAAAATCACAATGTAAGTGTTAGGGAATTAAAAGCTTATAACAATATAACCAATGACATGATTAATATAGGACAAACATTAAAAATACCCAATTCGAATATTAAAACAAAAACAGAAATAGAACCTATTAAAAGTTATATGACCCATACGGTTGCTAGTGGAGATAACTTTTGGGATTTAGCTATAGAATATAGAATTCCAATGGAAGAATTATTAGAAGTCAATAATATGAATTTAAACACAGCATTAAAATTAGGAGATACATTAACCATACCAACTTATAATATTCCTATTAAAGAAACAGTAAGCGCCAATCATGGTGAATTGCTTGACTGGTGGAGTGAGGCTAGATATGTTTTTGCCATCAATGATGTAGCAACAGTTGTGGATTTTGAGACAGGGCGTAGCTTTCAAGTGAAAAGAACCATAGGAGCCAATCATGCAGATAGCGAGCCTTTGACAAAAGAAGATACAGCAATTGCAAAATCCATATGGGGAGGCTATTCTTGGGCTACAAGACCAGTTCTCATACAGATTAATGGAAGACAAGTGGCAGCATCAATGTCTTATATGCCTCATAGCATACAATATATAGAAGATAATAATTTTGAAGGACATTTTGATATACATTTTTTAAACAGCACGCGTCATGTTGATGGAGCAGTTGATGAGAATCATCAAAGAGATGTTCAAAGAGCAGCAGGAATGATATAA
- a CDS encoding Fur family transcriptional regulator, which produces MDMKIIINTLKEKGYKITAQRKMIVSILIEQKDNLISAYFINEECNKRHEKANISTVYRNLDVLVESDLLHRFIDDDGNALYKLKCKDSHHHHLICTVCGKTEVINYCPLEKLQALSLEKSFILTHHKIELYGYCKKCTPQ; this is translated from the coding sequence ATGGATATGAAGATAATTATTAATACACTCAAAGAAAAAGGTTATAAAATAACTGCTCAAAGAAAAATGATCGTTTCCATTTTAATAGAGCAAAAGGACAATTTAATTTCAGCCTACTTTATTAATGAAGAATGCAATAAACGTCATGAAAAAGCTAATATATCAACTGTTTATAGAAACCTAGATGTATTAGTAGAATCAGATCTTTTGCATCGTTTTATTGATGATGATGGCAATGCATTGTATAAATTAAAGTGTAAAGATTCTCATCACCATCATTTAATCTGTACGGTCTGTGGCAAAACTGAGGTTATTAATTATTGTCCCTTAGAAAAATTACAAGCCTTATCTCTTGAAAAATCATTTATTCTAACACATCACAAGATTGAACTTTATGGCTATTGCAAAAAATGCACACCACAATAA
- a CDS encoding MATE family efflux transporter, producing MQDREHLLHNEKIPKLLLRLSAPATIAMFVNAFYNLIDTIFIGNSVGELGIGALSIALPIQLILTAFGLMIGVGAASAVSRSLGAKDYEKAHKVTGNAFLSIFLISIVLMIAGYVFMTPLLNLFGATDNIFLYAKEYLSILLLSTLYFPFTLTCNNLIRAEGNAKDAMIVLLIGALLNIVLDAFFIFGLNLGVQGAALATVVSKFIALFYIIYYYQKGKSVIKLKMHHFKLEFHILKEIVTVGFATFARNVAVSLIAIPINGTLRVLGGDSAIAIYGVIHRVLMFLYMPLFGVIQGMQPIVGYNFGAKQFNRLKEALKLSLLVATIIATLSSLIGIFFPIAVFSLFENDPNFIEAGAYALRIVIFCFPLVGIQIVAAALYQALGKALPSIILSILRQVVILVPLVLILPRLLSDSLLGVWLAFPISDFIAFVIAGFFMLKELKRIQHIEKQMTLEQIL from the coding sequence ATGCAAGATAGAGAACACCTACTACATAATGAAAAAATCCCTAAATTACTCTTAAGGTTATCTGCCCCTGCAACCATAGCAATGTTTGTCAATGCATTTTACAATTTGATCGATACTATTTTTATTGGCAACAGCGTTGGAGAACTTGGCATTGGTGCTTTATCAATAGCTTTACCTATACAATTAATTCTTACTGCCTTTGGACTAATGATAGGAGTCGGTGCTGCTTCTGCCGTTTCTAGAAGTCTTGGTGCAAAAGATTATGAAAAAGCACATAAAGTTACGGGAAATGCTTTTTTATCTATTTTTCTAATTAGTATTGTTCTGATGATAGCTGGTTATGTTTTTATGACGCCTTTACTCAATCTATTTGGTGCAACAGATAACATTTTCTTATACGCAAAAGAATATTTATCGATTTTATTATTAAGCACCCTTTATTTTCCATTTACCTTGACTTGCAATAACTTAATCCGCGCTGAGGGCAATGCTAAAGATGCAATGATTGTTTTATTAATTGGTGCACTCTTAAATATTGTATTAGATGCTTTTTTTATTTTTGGACTCAATTTAGGTGTACAAGGGGCTGCTTTAGCAACAGTTGTCTCTAAATTTATTGCCCTATTCTACATTATTTATTACTATCAAAAAGGGAAAAGTGTGATTAAGCTAAAAATGCATCATTTTAAATTAGAATTTCATATTTTAAAAGAAATTGTTACTGTTGGTTTTGCAACTTTTGCTAGAAATGTAGCCGTTAGTTTAATTGCCATTCCTATTAATGGGACTTTAAGAGTTTTAGGAGGCGATAGTGCTATTGCCATCTATGGTGTGATCCATAGAGTGTTGATGTTTCTATATATGCCTTTATTCGGCGTTATACAAGGCATGCAACCTATTGTTGGATATAACTTTGGTGCAAAACAATTCAATCGTCTTAAGGAGGCTTTAAAATTATCTTTACTTGTGGCAACCATCATTGCTACTCTAAGTTCGTTGATTGGTATCTTCTTCCCAATAGCTGTTTTTAGTCTTTTTGAAAATGACCCTAACTTTATTGAGGCAGGTGCATACGCATTGAGAATTGTAATTTTTTGCTTTCCTTTGGTGGGCATACAAATAGTAGCTGCTGCATTGTATCAAGCCCTTGGGAAAGCCCTTCCATCTATTATTTTATCGATTTTAAGACAAGTTGTTATATTGGTCCCTTTAGTACTCATACTTCCTAGATTACTGTCTGATTCTTTATTAGGTGTATGGTTAGCTTTTCCTATATCTGATTTTATTGCTTTTGTAATTGCAGGTTTTTTTATGCTCAAAGAGTTAAAACGCATACAGCACATCGAAAAACAAATGACATTGGAGCAAATATTATGA